In the Setaria italica strain Yugu1 chromosome VI, Setaria_italica_v2.0, whole genome shotgun sequence genome, one interval contains:
- the LOC101753164 gene encoding putative aconitate hydratase, cytoplasmic codes for MYKAASARLLLRSLSSSAPVPGKSRLAAARLALPRPRVAGPARSTAAAAAAAWRWSGTGARFAGARAQIGAAVPAVERLQRRMATQATEHAFKNILTSLPKPGGGEYGKFYSLPALNDPRIEKLPYSIRILLESAIRNCDNFQVTTNDVEKIIDWENTSPKLAEIPFKPARVLLQDFTGVPAVVDLAAMRDAMAKLGSDANKINPLVPVDLVIDHSVQVDVARSPNAVQLNMELEFSRNKERFSFLKWGSTAFQNMLVVPPGSGIVHQVNLEYLGRVVFNTDGILYPDSVVGTDSHTTMIDGLGVAGWGVGGIEAEATMLGQPMSMVLPGVVGFKLTGKLRSGVTATDLVLTVTQMLRKHGVVGKFVEFYGEGMGKLSLADRATIANMSPEYGATMGFFPVDHVTLDYLKLTGRSDETVSMIEAYLRANKMFVDYNEPQPERIYSSYLELDLDEVEPSISGPKRPHDRVPLKDMKSDWHACLDNKVGFKGFAVPKEQQGKVVKFDFHGQPAELKHGSVVIAAITSCTNTSNPSVMLGAGLVAKKACELGLEVKPWVKTSLAPGSGVVTKYLLQSGLQEYLNQQGFHIVGYGCTTCIGNSGDLDESVSAAISENDVVAAAVLSGNRNFEGRVHPLTRANYLASPPLVVAYALAGTVDIDFEKEPIGIGKDGKEVYFRDIWPSTEEVAQVVQSSVLPDMFKGTYEAITKGNPMWNQLTVPEASLYSWDPKSTYIHDPPYFKDMTMSPPGPHAVKDAYCLLNFGDSITTDHISPAGSIHKDSPAAKYLMERGVDRKDFNSYGSRRGNDEVMARGTFANIRIVNKFLNGEVGPKTIHVPTGEKLSVFDAAMRYKSEGHATIILAGAEYGSGSSRDWAAKGPMLLGVKAVISKSFERIHRSNLVGMGIIPLCFKAGEDADSLGLTGHERYSIDLPTNLSEIRPGQDVTVRTDNGKSFTCTLRFDTEVELAYFNHGGILPYVIRNLAQN; via the exons CAACTGAGCATGCCTTCAAGAATATTCTGACCAGCCTCCCTAAGCCTGGAGGTGGTGAATATGGAAAGTTCTACAGCCTTCCTGCGCTAAATGATCCAAGGATTG AGAAACTGCCCTACTCCATCCGTATTCTTCTTGAGTCGGCTATCCGCAACTGTGATAACTTCCAAGTTACCACGAATGATGTTGAGAAAATCATTGATTGGGAAAACACATCTCCAAAGCTGGCTGAGATACCATTTAAGCCAGCACGTGTTCTTCTTCAG GACTTCACTGGAGTTCCAGCTGTTGTTGATCTTGCAGCTATGCGTGATGCAATGGCCAAGTTGGGAAGTGATGCCAACAAGATCAACCCATTG GTCCCAGTGGATCTTGTTATTGATCACTCAGTGCAGGTGGATGTAGCAAGGTCGCCGAATGCTGTGCAATTAAACATGGAACTGGAGTTTAGCCGCAACAAAGAAAGATTCAGTTTCCTTAAATGGGGCTCTACTGCTTTCCAAAATATGCTGGTTGTCCCCCCTGGTTCTGGTATCGTGCACCAG GTCAATCTTGAGTACCTTGGCCGAGTCGTTTTCAACACAGATGGCATTCTCTATCCTGACAGCGTAGTTGGTACTGATTCACACACCACTATGATTGATGGTTTGGGTGTTGCTGGATGGGGGGTTGGGGGTATTGAAGCTGAGGCTACAATGCTTGGTCAG CCAATGAGCATGGTTTTGCCTGGTGTGGTTGGCTTCAAGTTGACTGGAAAGTTACGTAGTGGTGTCACGGCTACAGACCTTGTTCTTACAGTGACACAAATGCTAAGGAAGCATGGTGTTGTTGGCAAGTTTGTTGAATTCTATG GTGAAGGTATGGGGAAGCTATCTTTAGCTGACAGGGCCACAATTGCAAACATGTCACCGGAATATGGAGCTACCATGGGCTTCTTTCCTGTAGATCACGTGACATTGGATTACCTTAAACTGACAGGCCGTAGCGATGAAACT GTGTCGATGATTGAAGCATATCTGCGAGCCAATAAGATGTTTGTGGACTACAATGAG CCTCAACCAGAACGAATTTACTCGTCTTATCTTGAGCTGGACCTTGATGAGGTGGAGCCTAGCATATCTGGCCCAAAGAG GCCTCATGACCGTGTCCCGTTGAAGGATATGAAATCAGATTGGCATGCTTGCCTAGACAACAAAGTTGGGTTCAAG GGTTTTGCAGTGCCTAAGGAGCAGCagggtaaagttgtcaaatttgaCTTCCATGGGCAGCCAGCGGAACTTAAGCATGGTAGTGTTGTTATAGCAGCAATAACTAGCTGCACAAACACCTCAAATCCTAGCGTTATGCTTGGTGCTGGCCTTGTAGCTAAGAAAGCCTGCGAGTTGGGTCTCGAG GTGAAACCATGGGTGAAGACTAGCCTTGCCCCTGGATCAGGAGTTGTCACGAAGTACTTGCTTCAGAG TGGTCTTCAAGAATACTTGAACCAGCAAGGATTCCATATCGTTGGTTATGGATGTACCACTTGCATTGGAAACTCTGGTGATCTTGATGAGTCTGTATCAGCTGCTATTTCAGAAAATG ATGTTGTCGCTGCTGCTGTTTTGTCGGGCAACCGGAACTTCGAGGGTCGTGTGCACCCTCTGACTCGGGCTAACTACCTTGCTTCGCCACCTCTTGTTGTTGCTTATGCACTTGCTGGCACT GTTGACATTGATTTTGAGAAAGAGCCCATTGGAATTGGAAAAGATGGCAAGGAGGTCTACTTCAGGGATATATGGCCCTCAACTGAAGAAGTTGCACAG GTCGTCCAATCCAGTGTGCTGCCTGACATGTTCAAGGGCACCTACGAGGCTATCACGAAAGGGAACCCAATGTGGAACCAGCTTACTGTCCCAGAAGCATCACTCTATTCATGGGATCCGAAATCCACTTACATTCATGATCCCCCGTACTTTAAGGACATGACCATGTCCCCACCTGGTCCCCATGCAGTGAAGGACGCCTACTGCTTACTGAACTTCGGGGACAGCATTACAACAGATCACATTTCACCTGCCGGAAGCATACACAAAGACAGTCCTGCTGCCAAGTATTTGATGGAgcgtggtgtggacaggaaggactTCAACTCATATGGTAGCCGTCGTGGTAACGATGAAGTAATGGCGAGAGGAACATTTGCAAACATTAGGATTGTGAACAAGTTTTTGAACGGAGAAGTTGGACCCAAGACCATTCACGTTCCTACTGGGGAAAAGCTTTCTGTTTTTGATGCAGCCATG AGATACAAATCTGAGGGCCATGCCACCATAATTCTTGCTGGCGCCGAGTACGGAAGTGGCAGTTCTCGTGATTGGGCTGCCAAGGGACCGATGCTCCTG GGAGTTAAAGCTGTGATTTCCAAGAGCTTTGAGCGTATCCACAGAAGCAATTTGGTGGGGATGGGAATCATTCCTCTCTGCTTCAAAGCTGGTGAGGATGCTGATTCTCTTGGGCTTACTGGACACGAGCGGTACAGCATCGACCTCCCTACCAACCTCAGCGAGATCCGCCCTGGCCAGGACGTGACTGTCAGAACCGACAACGGGAAATCCTTCACTTGCACCCTTCGCTTTGACACTGAG GTGGAACTGGCATACTTCAACCATGGAGGCATCCTCCCCTACGTCATCCGCAACTTGGCACAGAACTAA